The Xiphophorus hellerii strain 12219 chromosome 22, Xiphophorus_hellerii-4.1, whole genome shotgun sequence genome has a window encoding:
- the ndst2a gene encoding bifunctional heparan sulfate N-deacetylase/N-sulfotransferase 2, producing MAAGLGILKLLRGVRQLELHRLILALIVFCLLSMAFLAYYVSNSPKIKDSPPLPFSDCGGGGGTLLGMGTGADGGETGGQRSPLFLPVRQGRLQEVKTIDNSRTEPVVLVFVESIYSQLGQEIVAILESSRFHYRTEIAPAKSEMPTLTEHDRGRYALIIYENVLKYVNLDAWNRDLLDKYCAEYGVGVIGFFKATENSLHSAQLKGFPLFLHSHLGLRDYRINPSAPLLYITKPNQVEQGSLPGDDWTIFLSNHSTYEPVLLATPKSSDPLAHFGPGPLQALYSTVVQDLGLHDGIQRVLFGNNLNYWLHKLVFVDAIGYLTGKRLCLSLDRHILVDVDDIFVGKEGTRMKVSDVEALLNTQNKLGALVPNFTFNLGFSGKFYHTGTDEEDQGDDMLLQHRKDFWWFPHMWSHMQPHLFHNVSVLAEQMKLNRIFAQEHGIPTDMGYAVAPHHSGVYPVHTQLYEAWKSVWGIQVTSTEEYPHLRPARYRRGFIHNGIKVLPRQTCGLFTHTIFYNEYPGGSKELDKSIRGGELFLTVLLNPISIFMTHLSNYGNDRLGLYTFESLVKFVQCWTNLRLQTLPPVQLAEKYFQIFPEERNPLWQNPCHDKRHKDIWSKEKTCDRLPKFLIIGPQKTGTTALHSFLSLHPAITGSFPSTTTFEEIQFFSGVNYDNGIDWYMEFFPFPSNVSADFMFEKSANYFDSEMAPKRAAALLPRAKVLAVLINPTDRAYSWYQHQRAHQDPAALNNTFHAVVTAARSAPRALLVLQKRCLFPGAYASHLERWLQYYQPSQLHVVDGAVLRSNPVLVMEGIQRFLGITPIFNYTQALMYDDGKGFWCQRVEGARSKCLGKSKGRKYPEMSSESRAFLTEYYRDHNMELVRLLNRLGQPLPSWLHQELQNSR from the exons ATGGCCGCTGGTCTGGGGATTTTGAAGCTGCTGCGAGGGGTCCGCCAGCTGGAGCTTCACCGCCTGATTCTGGCATTGATAGTCTTCTGCCTGCTCTCCATGGCGTTCTTGGCTTATTACGTCTCCAACAGCCCCAAAATCAAGGACTCACCACCTTTACCCTTCAGTGATTGTGGTGGAGGTGGGGGGACGCTGCTGGGAATGGGTACTGGGGCCGACGGTGGCGAGACGGGAGGACAGAGGTCCCCTCTCTTCCTTCCGGTGCGCCAGGGGCGACTCCAGGAGGTCAAGACGATTGACAATTCCAGGACAGAGCCAGTGGTTCTGGTGTTTGTGGAGAGCATCTATTCCCAACTGGGCCAAGAGATCGTTGCCATCTTAGAATCGAGCCGCTTCCACTACCGCACAGAGATCGCTCCTGCTAAGAGTGAGATGCCCACGCTGACGGAGCACGACCGTGGACGATACGCCTTGATCATCTATGAAAACGTGCTGAAATATGTCAACCTCGATGCGTGGAACCGAGACTTGCTGGACAAGTACTGTGCTGAGTACGGAGTGGGCGTCATTGGTTTCTTCAAAGCAACTGAGAACTCGCTTCATAGTGCACAACTCAAAGGTTTCCCCCTCTTTCTACACTCGCACCTCGGACTCAGGGACTACCGTATAAACCCCAGCGCTCCGCTGCTTTACATCACCAAGCCCAACCAGGTGGAGCAGGGCTCTTTGCCGGGGGATGATTGGACGATTTTCCTGTCTAACCACTCTACATATGAACCAGTTCTTTTAGCCACCCCTAAGTCCTCAGATCCCCTGGCACATTTTGGACCCGGCCCCTTGCAGGCCCTCTATTCCACCGTGGTGCAGGACCTGGGGCTCCACGACGGCATCCAGAGAGTTCTCTTTGGAAATAATCTCAATTACTGGCTTCATAAGCTGGTGTTTGTAGACGCCATCGGCTACCTGACGGGGAAAAGACTGTGTTTGTCATTGGACCGCCACATCCTGGTGGACGTGGATGATATATTTGTGGGCAAGGAGGGGACTCGTATGAAGGTGTCTGATGTAGAG GCCTTGCTGAACACTCAAAATAAGCTAGGAGCGCTGGTTCCTAATTTCACCTTCAATCTGGGATTTTCCGGAAAATTCTACCACACAG GCACCGATGAGGAGGACCAGGGAGACGacatgctgctgcagcacaggAAGGACTTCTGGTGGTTCCCTCACATGTGGAGCCACATGCAGCCTCACCTCTTTCACAATGTCAGCGTCCTGGCTGAGCAAATGAAGCTCAACAGGATCTTTGCTCAG GAGCATGGAATCCCAACAGATATGGGCTACGCAGTGGCTCCGCACCACTCCGGGGTCTACCCTGTCCACACCCAGCTGTATGAGGCCTGGAAGTCTGTGTGGGGAATCCAGGTGACCAGCACTGAAGAGTACCCTCACCTGAGGCCAGCGAGGTACCGCCGGGGCTTCATCCACAACGGAATCAAG GTGTTGCCCAGGCAGACCTGTGGCCTCTTCACACACACCATCTTCTACAACGAATACCCTGGAGGCTCCAAGGAGCTGGATAAGAGCATCCGAGGAGGAGAACTCTTCCTCACCGTTCTCCTAAACCCT ATCAGCATCTTCATGACTCACCTGTCCAACTATGGAAATGATCGTCTGGGCCTGTACACCTTTGAATCTCTGGTGAAGTTTGTCCAGTGCTGGACCAACCTCAGGCTGCAGACCCTGCCTCCCGTTCAGCTggcagaaaaatatttccagatcTTCCCAGAAGAAAGAAACCCACTCTGGCAG aaccCGTGTCACGACAAAAGACACAAAGACATCTGGTCCAAAGAGAAAACCTGTGACAGACTTCCTAAATTCCTTATTATTGGACCACAGAAAACAG GCACTACAGCACTTCACTCATTCCTGAGCCTCCACCCAGCCATCACTGGCTCCTTCCCCAGCACCACCACCTTTGAAGAGATCCAGTTCTTCAGTGGAGTCAATTATGACAACGGGATCGACTG gtACATGGAGTTCTTCCCATTCCCATCCAACGTCAGCGCAGACTTCATGTTTGAAAAAAGTGCCAATTACTTTGACTCAGAAATGGCCCCCAAACGAGCAGCAGCGCTGTTACCCAGAGCCAAAGTCCTGGCTGTGCTCATCAACCCGACTGACAGAGCATACTCCTGGTACCAG CACCAGAGAGCCCACCAAGACCCGGCGGCTCTCAACAACACCTTCCACGCAGTGGTGACCGCAGCCCGCTCGGCCCCCAGAGCCTTGCTAGTTCTGCAGAAACGGTGCCTTTTTCCGGGGGCCTACGCCTCTCATTTGGAGCGATGGCTGCAGTATTACCAACCCAGCCAG CTGCACGTTGTGGACGGGGCCGTGCTGCGCTCCAATCCTGTCCTGGTGATGGAGGGAATTCAGAGATTTCTTGGCATTACTCCCATCTTCAACTACACACAGGCTCTAAT GTATGACGATGGTAAAGGTTTCTGGTGTCAGCGAGTGGAAGGAGCCCGGTCCAAATGCCTCGGGAAGAGCAAAGGCAGGAAGTATCCAGAGATGAGTTCTGAG TCACGTGCCTTTCTAACAGAGTACTACCGTGACCACAACATGGAGCTGGTGCGCCTGCTGAACCGGCTGGGCCAACCACTGCCGTCCTGGCTTCATCAAGAACTCCAGAACTCCCGCTGA